A window from Nitrospinota bacterium encodes these proteins:
- a CDS encoding formate--tetrahydrofolate ligase: protein MDRVRKHCETVLQVPFVESNVFAEGGKGGLELARIVVKHAEKASSPFHPLYDWNDAVTTKIETVAREMYGAKKIIYTKKAERDLMSIEKLGYGNLPVCIAKTPTSLTDDPKIYGRPENFPVTVQEIRIAAGAGFLIPITGDIMRMPGLPKNPQAENIDVAEGKILGIK from the coding sequence ATCGACCGCGTCCGCAAACATTGTGAAACCGTTCTCCAGGTACCTTTCGTCGAAAGCAATGTGTTCGCGGAGGGCGGAAAAGGCGGTCTGGAGCTTGCGCGGATCGTAGTGAAACATGCGGAAAAGGCATCGTCCCCGTTTCATCCCCTGTACGACTGGAACGATGCGGTGACCACCAAAATAGAAACCGTCGCCCGCGAGATGTATGGCGCAAAAAAAATCATTTACACCAAGAAAGCTGAACGGGATTTAATGTCCATAGAGAAACTGGGCTACGGCAACCTGCCGGTGTGTATCGCCAAAACGCCAACCTCTCTCACCGATGATCCCAAAATCTATGGCAGGCCCGAAAACTTCCCGGTCACCGTGCAGGAAATCCGGATCGCCGCCGGAGCCGGATTTCTGATCCCCATCACCGGCGACATCATGCGCATGCCGGGGCTTCCCAAAAATCCCCAAGCGGAAAATATTGATGTTGCGGAAGGAAAGATCCTGGGAATTAAATAA
- a CDS encoding AIR synthase-related protein produces the protein MGNHGIAILSVREGIDFETELKSDSASLAAPIREILEVSANIHCLRDPTRGGLSSTLNEIAQASKVGIELTETSIPIWDQVRGACELLGLDPLYVANEGKFVAVVAPQDADKVLWQLRKNPLGAEAAVIGEVVVDHPEMVLMRSPIGGKRVVQMLAGEQLPRIC, from the coding sequence ATCGGCAACCACGGCATTGCGATTTTGTCCGTGCGCGAGGGGATCGATTTTGAAACCGAACTCAAAAGCGACAGTGCGTCCCTTGCGGCTCCGATACGAGAGATTTTGGAAGTCAGTGCCAACATCCATTGCCTTCGCGACCCGACCCGGGGCGGTCTGTCCAGCACGTTGAACGAAATTGCCCAGGCATCTAAAGTCGGCATCGAACTTACGGAGACCAGCATTCCCATTTGGGATCAAGTCCGGGGAGCGTGTGAACTGCTTGGGCTCGATCCGTTATACGTAGCCAATGAAGGAAAATTCGTGGCGGTGGTCGCTCCACAGGATGCGGATAAAGTTTTATGGCAATTACGAAAAAATCCTCTGGGAGCGGAGGCAGCTGTTATAGGGGAAGTGGTGGTGGACCACCCTGAAATGGTGCTCATGCGCTCACCCATTGGCGGTAAGCGGGTGGTGCAGATGCTCGCGGGGGAACAACTTCCCAGGATATGCTAA